From the Gasterosteus aculeatus chromosome 13, fGasAcu3.hap1.1, whole genome shotgun sequence genome, one window contains:
- the wdr54 gene encoding WD repeat-containing protein 54, whose amino-acid sequence MYRKEKSIQIKNSASALYNNLGVLRIAPRRLTCFTAVHANVVNMVSASWDGLNYSHRQLQSKEPNVATSTSLIMQAAFCALPSRDLLVVTSQKGIQMYESDGSTMVYWHALDTPETNTGQAMFARGISAVCESFICVGVSTGAILVFDVPSKGSNITLADVVEGHKESITDMASECCGGEVCVADLVSADDGGNLCVWKAGEEFSLLNHIPGFDISCSSVKLWKGTAVAGYGTGQIRLYEAVTGILHAEVNAHARWIYSLDVAPFSGLLLSAAEDSLVRVWLLSMSPESHSVEIGHLHNECVTDTQICGAKFCDSDGYAFAVTGYDLSEIIRYTQS is encoded by the exons ATGTATCGGAAAGAGAAGAGCATCCAGATCAAAAACAGCGCCTCGGCGCTGTACAACAACCTCGGCGTGCTACGCATCGCCCCCCGGCGCCTCACCTGCTTCACGGCGGTCCATGCTAACGTGGTCAACATGGTGAGCGCGTCCTGGGACGGCCTCAACTATTCCCACCGTCAGCTACAGTCCAAGGAGCCCAATGTCGCCACCAGCACGTCCCTCATCATGCAG GCTGCTTTTTGTGCTCTGCCCTCTCGTGATCTGCTGGTGGTGACGTCTCAGAAAGGCATCCAG ATGTATGAATCTGATGGCTCCACCATGGTGTACTGGCATGCCCTCGATACTCCAGAAACAAATACAG GTCAAGCCATGTTTGCTCGAGGAATATCCgcagtgtgtgagagctttATATGTGTGG gcGTTTCAACTGGTGCAATTCTAGTATTCGATGTTCCCAGTAAGGGCAGTAATATTACCTTGGCTGATGTCGTTGAGGGGCACAAAGAGTCCATCACTGACATGGCCTCAGAATGCTGTGGTGGCGAG GTGTGCGTAGCGGATCTTGTCAGTGCAGACGATGGGGgcaacctgtgtgtgtggaaggccGGGGAGGAATTTAGTTTACTCAACCATATCCCTGGCTTTGA TATTAGCTGCTCATCTGTGAAGTTGTGGAAAGGTACGGCGGTGGCAGGTTACGGCACAGGCCAGATCCGTCTGTATGAAGCGGTGACGGGTATTCTGCATGCCGAGGTCAACGCTCACGCTCGCTGGATATACTCACTGGACGTTGCTCCCTTTTCTGGGCTG ctgctgtctgctgctgAGGACTCGCTGGTCAGGGTGTGGCTCCTGTCAATGAGCCCAGAGAGCCACAGCGTGGAG ATTGGCCATTTGCACAATGAGTGTGTGACCGACACGCAAATCTGTGGCGCCAAGTTCTGTGACAGCGACGGTTATGCCTTTGCAGTGACAGGCTACGACCTGAGTGAGATTATCCGTTACACCCAGTCGTAG